In a genomic window of Poecilia reticulata strain Guanapo linkage group LG22, Guppy_female_1.0+MT, whole genome shotgun sequence:
- the tmem179ab gene encoding transmembrane protein 179 isoform X2, giving the protein MLRLRSSLLPLRSRTFSGGQQAEASDGKMALDNLIFVQCILYFLAFVFGFIAVVPLSENSEDFGGKCLLFTRGMWQNENITVSKQRFIVEEWGPECSCSFITFIGIASLILSAVQAWRLLFFLCKGHDDSFFNAFLNLMISSLVMFTIFLSSTIVSVGFNLWCDAVTESGTMPNSCEELQDTDLELGVDNSAFYDQFVIAQFGLWAAWLSWLGITVLAFLKVYHNYRQEDLLDSLIHEKELLLSRSSRCSSDLKTGLI; this is encoded by the exons ATGCTGCGCCTCCGCTCGTCTCTGCTTCCACTGCGCAGCCGCACTTTCTCCGGCGGGCAGCAGGCAGAGGCGTCAGACGGGAAAATGGCCCTCGACAATCTGATCTTCGTTCAGTGCATCCTCTACTTTCTGGCCTTCGTGTTCGGCTTCATCGCCGTGGTGCCGCTGTCGGAGAACTCGGAGGACTTCGGGGGGAAATGTCTGCTGTTCACCCGTGGAATGTGGCAAAACGAGAACATCACCGTGTCGAAGCAGCGTTTCATCGTGGAGGAGTGGGGACCCGAGTGCTCCTGCAGCTTCATCACTTTTATCGGGATTGCATCCCTCATCCTATCCGCAGTGCAGGCATGGAGGCTGCTGTTCTTTTTGTGCAAAGGACACGACGA CTCATTTTTCAATGCCTTCCTCAACCTGATGATAAGCTCCCTGGTGATGTTCACCATCTTCCTGTCCAGCACCATTGTCAGCGTGGGTTTCAATCTGTGGTGCGATGCCGTCACTGAGAGTGGGACCATGCCTAACAG CTGtgaggagctgcaggacacGGACCTTGAACTCGGCGTGGACAATTCTGCCTTCTATGACCAGTTCGTAATAGCTCAG TTTGGCCTCTGGGCTGCCTGGCTGTCCTGGCTTGGGATCACAGTGTTAGCCTTCCTGAAGGTCTACCATAACTACAGACAGGAGGATCTGCTCGACTCCCTGATCCACGAGAAGGAACTGCTGCTCAGCCGCTCTTCACGCTGCAGCTCTGACCTCAAAACTGGCCTGATCTAG
- the tmem179ab gene encoding transmembrane protein 179 isoform X1 yields MLRLRSSLLPLRSRTFSGGQQAEASDGKMALDNLIFVQCILYFLAFVFGFIAVVPLSENSEDFGGKCLLFTRGMWQNENITVSKQRFIVEEWGPECSCSFITFIGIASLILSAVQAWRLLFFLCKGHDDSSFFNAFLNLMISSLVMFTIFLSSTIVSVGFNLWCDAVTESGTMPNSCEELQDTDLELGVDNSAFYDQFVIAQFGLWAAWLSWLGITVLAFLKVYHNYRQEDLLDSLIHEKELLLSRSSRCSSDLKTGLI; encoded by the exons ATGCTGCGCCTCCGCTCGTCTCTGCTTCCACTGCGCAGCCGCACTTTCTCCGGCGGGCAGCAGGCAGAGGCGTCAGACGGGAAAATGGCCCTCGACAATCTGATCTTCGTTCAGTGCATCCTCTACTTTCTGGCCTTCGTGTTCGGCTTCATCGCCGTGGTGCCGCTGTCGGAGAACTCGGAGGACTTCGGGGGGAAATGTCTGCTGTTCACCCGTGGAATGTGGCAAAACGAGAACATCACCGTGTCGAAGCAGCGTTTCATCGTGGAGGAGTGGGGACCCGAGTGCTCCTGCAGCTTCATCACTTTTATCGGGATTGCATCCCTCATCCTATCCGCAGTGCAGGCATGGAGGCTGCTGTTCTTTTTGTGCAAAGGACACGACGA CAGCTCATTTTTCAATGCCTTCCTCAACCTGATGATAAGCTCCCTGGTGATGTTCACCATCTTCCTGTCCAGCACCATTGTCAGCGTGGGTTTCAATCTGTGGTGCGATGCCGTCACTGAGAGTGGGACCATGCCTAACAG CTGtgaggagctgcaggacacGGACCTTGAACTCGGCGTGGACAATTCTGCCTTCTATGACCAGTTCGTAATAGCTCAG TTTGGCCTCTGGGCTGCCTGGCTGTCCTGGCTTGGGATCACAGTGTTAGCCTTCCTGAAGGTCTACCATAACTACAGACAGGAGGATCTGCTCGACTCCCTGATCCACGAGAAGGAACTGCTGCTCAGCCGCTCTTCACGCTGCAGCTCTGACCTCAAAACTGGCCTGATCTAG